In Oryza glaberrima chromosome 8, OglaRS2, whole genome shotgun sequence, the following are encoded in one genomic region:
- the LOC127781141 gene encoding two-component response regulator ORR8, producing the protein MSSPHVLVVDDTHVDRHVVSMALMRHNVRVTAVESVMQALMFLDSEHDVDMIVSDYCMPDMTGYDLLMEVKKSPKLAHLPVVIASSDNIPERIRKCLDGGAKDYILKPVKIVDVPRILNYI; encoded by the exons ATGTCGTCCCCCCATGTGCTTGTTGTGGATGATACCCATGTTGATCGCCATGTTGTTTCCATGGCCTTAATGCGCCATAACGTCCGAG TGACTGCAGTAGAAAGTGTCATGCAAGCATTGATGTTTTTGGACTCG GAACATGATGTGGACATGATTGTTAGTGACTACTGTATGCCAGACATGACCGGCTATGACCTACTCATGGAAGTGAAG AAATCACCTAAACTGGCACATCTCCCGGTTGTAATTGCTTCCTCTGATAACATCCCAGAAAGGATCAGAAA GTGCTTGGATGGAGGAGCAAAGGATTATATTCTGAAGCCAGTCAAGATTGTTGATGTGCCTCGTATTCTGAACTACATATGA